TACAGAGATCGGTTATCACGGATATTGCAAGAGTCCGCATGCCCATATGGCGGGCTACGATCACCTCGGGCACCGTGCTCATCCCCACGGCATCCGCACCGATGGTGCGCAAAAAGCGGTACTCGGCGCGTGTCTCCAGGTTGGGGCCTACGACCGCCACATACACACCCTGGTGGAGGCGGATCCCCATTTCTAGCGAAGCATCCTCCGCGAACAAGCACAGTGTCCGGTCGTAGGGATCGCTCATGTCCGGAAAACGAGGGCCCCAGGCATCCAGGTTAGGGCCGGTGAGCGGGTTGACGCCCTGGAGGTTGATGTGATCCGTGATCAGCATCAAGTCTCCCCGTTCCATGGTAGCATCCAAGCCGCCAGCGGCATTTGAAATCAGCAGCACCTCGACCCCCAGCGCACCGGCCACCCGTACCGGGAACGTCACTTCCCAGGGGGAATAGCCTTCGTACAGGTGGAAGCGCCCCTGAAAGACCATGACGGGGACCCCTTCGAGCCGGCCGAGGTGGAGCATGCCGGCGTGGCTCTCAACCGTCGACAGAGGGAAATAAGGGATTTCCACGTACGGCAGCGTCCGCACGATATCCATGTCGCGAACGAGACCGCCGAGCCCGGAGCCAAGAATCAGGGCAGCGCGCGGCTGCACCTCGCTGGCGGCGCGGATCGCCGAGGCAGCCGCTTGAACGTGCTCCAGGTAACGGTCTAGATCGTACGAGATACGGTTCTCCGCATGCATGGACACCCGAAACGGTTCAGTCCAGGTCGTTGAGAATTCGCCGGATTTTTTCGATTTCTTCCGGAGTAGCGGTCAAGTCGTCGTGGTCGTCGTGACCACCAAAGAGCGGTCGTTCAAAGGTATCTGGGATGGAATCTCCCTGGGGGCCGTGTGTCGAGATGATCGGCGTGCGCACCCAGCTCCCCCCCTCGCGCGGCGAGGGTGGCGGGGGTGGCGGGGGCGCCTGCTCGTCGAACGGCGAGGGCGCGGTTCGGTAGTCGGGCGCGGCCGTAAAGGGCGG
Above is a window of Rhodothermales bacterium DNA encoding:
- a CDS encoding purine-nucleoside phosphorylase, whose protein sequence is MHAENRISYDLDRYLEHVQAAASAIRAASEVQPRAALILGSGLGGLVRDMDIVRTLPYVEIPYFPLSTVESHAGMLHLGRLEGVPVMVFQGRFHLYEGYSPWEVTFPVRVAGALGVEVLLISNAAGGLDATMERGDLMLITDHINLQGVNPLTGPNLDAWGPRFPDMSDPYDRTLCLFAEDASLEMGIRLHQGVYVAVVGPNLETRAEYRFLRTIGADAVGMSTVPEVIVARHMGMRTLAISVITDLCMPDALEPITIPEILAAAARAEPALGGLVRQVLARL